A part of Patagioenas fasciata isolate bPatFas1 chromosome 28, bPatFas1.hap1, whole genome shotgun sequence genomic DNA contains:
- the LOC139825767 gene encoding olfactory receptor 14C36-like has product MSYDRYVAICKPLHYGTLLGSRACVHMAAAAWATGFLYSLLHTANTFSLPLCKGNAVDQFFCEIPQILKLSCSGTYLRELGLLVVSVWVGFGCFVFIVVSYVQILRAVLRIPSEQGRHKAFSTCLPHLAVVSLFVSTAMFAYLKPPSISSPILDLLVSVLYSVAPPAVNPLIYSMRNQELKDALWKLMKGCI; this is encoded by the coding sequence atgtcctacgaccgctacgttgccatctgcaaacccctgcactacgggaccctcctgggcagcagagcttgtgtccacatggcagcagctgcctgggccactgggtttctctattctctgctgcacacggccaatacattttcactgcccctgtgcaagggcaatgccgtggaccagttcttctgtgaaatcccccagatcctcaagctctcctgctcgggcacctacctcagggaacttgggcttcttgtggtcagtgtctgggtaggatttgggtgttttgtgttcatcgtggtgtcctatgtgcagatcttgagggccgtgctgaggatcccctctgagcagggacggcacaaagccttttccacctgcctccctcacctggccgtggtctccctgtttgtcagcactgccatgtttgcctacctgaagcccccctccatctcctcccccatcctggacctgttggtctctgttctgtactcggtggcacctccagcagtgaaccccctcatctacagcatgaggaaccaggagctcaaggatgccctgtggaaactgatgaagggatgcatttaa